The nucleotide window GACTTAGGTCCATCTGTATGacatcactggagaaggcaatggcaccccactctagtactcttgcctggaaaatcgcatggttggaggaccctggtaggctgcagtccatggggtcgctaagagtcggacacgactgagctacttccctttcacttttcacttttctacattggagaaggaaatggcaacccattccagtgttcttgcctggagaatcccagggatgggggagcctggtaggctgctgtctatggggtcgcacagagtcggacacgactgaagcggcttagcagcagcagtctgatatcacaggtggcactagtggtaaagaacccacctgccaaggcaggagacataacagatgtgggtttcatccctgggtcgggaagatcccttggagaagggaatggcaacccattccagtattcttgcctggagaaccctgtggacagagaggcctggtgggctacagttccatggggggcaaagagtcagacacgactgaagcgacttagcgcacaaGTGTGTCTGACGTCACAGCACTTTCAGTCACTGGGGAGGCCCTCACTGATACCACCTTTTGTTCTCCTCACATTAACCTTATATCATCCCTATGTATGTTaggtatgttttaaaattttcattttgccaGTGAAGCTGGAAGTTCTGGGAAACTAACCCACTTTCTGAAGTCCTGATCAGTGTCGACCTGAGACTCAAACCAGGCTTGTCAGATACAGCAGCCTGAGTTCTTGTCTTTCTGCAATACTAACCCTCATCTCGGTGACGTGAGAGGAGTTAACTGGATGGAGAGATGAAGTTTCTTTTGTCTCTTCCTGAGAACAAGGGCCTCCTCACTGCTGTCAAGACAGAGTGTGGTGATGTGCACAGGGTTAGAGGCCCACTAGGcgctgacctttttttttttttcaatttaattttactgaagcatagttgattccCAATGTCACGCCaacttctgctgcacagcaaaccAACccagacatatatatacatatatacattttccaTTTTGCTCCATCACAgcatactgaatacagttccctgtgctacacagtaggactttGCTGCCATTCATCCCACATAAAATAGTTTGCACCTGCTGATCCCAAACATTGGGAAATATGCCCTCCTGCCCACTCCCTCACCACCCCCCAGCTGCAAGTAAGCACTCTACCTGCTCTGACTTCTTTTAACTCTTACTAGCTGTGTTACCAGAGagggccatggcaccccactccagtactcttgcctggaaaatcccacggatggaggagcctggtgggctgcagtccatggagtcgcgaagagttggacatgactgagtgacttccctttcacttttcatttttatgcattggagaaggaaatggcaacccaccccagtgtttttgcctggagaatcccagggacggcggagcctggtgggctgccatctatggggtcgcacagagtcggacacgactgaagcgacttagcagcagcagcagcaggttgcttctaagtcctagctattgtaaacagtgctactatgaacattggggtacatgtgtctttttcagttgtggtttcctcagggtatatgcccagtagtgggattgctgggtcatgtggtagttttactactagttttttaaaggaatctccatccaTATTTTAATCATAGTTATAATCGTGATTCCATACATGTACCTAGGCATTTGGTTATTCCCCTGCCTAAGTTACCTTCTCAGTGAGGCCTTTCCTTTCAAACCAACTCTCTTACTTCCTGATGCTTTATATCTCtctttcctgctttatttttttcttagtgtGTACTTCCGACTAACATACTGGACATCCTACTTTTAAAAACACCCCTTGCTGCCTCTCTCCTACTTAAATGTAGATTCTGTGAAGGTAGGAGTCTTTGTCCCATGGCTGATGGCAGCCACCTGGATATTTATGGAATTGGTGGATGTTTTGGGGAATGGTCAACTGACAGTAAGATTCTACTGAAACTTGTGGCACACTCGGCAGGTCAGAAGTAGCCTCAGAAACCTCTGAGGCAGGCATTGGAGGAGGTTTCCATCTAAGAGCTATTAACATGAACACCGAGGTGACATGGAAAACAACatcactccagtgctgacagcaGAGTGCTCTGTAGACTGTTAGGAAGCCCAGAGGTAAAGTTCTAGGTCAAAGCAGGAAAAGGCTTGTTACCGGGAGAGATGGAAAGTATCACTGAATTCTACTCTGGTGAGCATTCTGGCTAGCAACAGTGATAGGTGCATGCATCTGTCAACTTGCACATTTTCACAGTATCACACTCAGGACTGAGTCACATGTCCAGCTGAATTATATACCCTAATATGTTATATGTCAAGATAAGAAAGCTTCAGTGTAGACTGTACTGAAATGGTGCTGCCGACAGCTGTTCTGGGACCCTCTGGGGGATTGCCCATGAAGATTGCAGACTGGAGGATGCAGATGAAAAATAACTTACGAAAGAGTTAAATGTGATGTTTATGTTTTAGAATTTACAGGGTTAAAACCAAGCAGGATCATGTGTGTGATAGTGTTAATGCAATGTAGATGAGGTATTTCAGGGCTGACCTTATGTAGTTGCTTCACCTGAAGGGTAACTACCATTCAGACTTCTCTCCGCCATACTGGTTCAAAAAGTTGAATCTCTTAGTTCATTGTAAACAACCCACAAGAAACAGATTAATACAATACTGCCTCCTTTATTTTACACATTGCTTATAGAAACTTAGCACATAGAGAACAGTATTTCACCTACAGGACTGTAATACAATCTCGTGATTTTTAACTTTATCATTTTTCCATAAGTATATATAAATTGAATGATTACATATAGACTGGCTGCTTCCTGACAGCGTAAGTAGAGGTAGATTGAAATTTCTTAGTTGCCAGTTAATCTTTTCCATGCTTCTTTTTAAAGCTTTAGCCCCAGAAAGGAGCCTTTCTGTGTTTAAAAGTATCTTGCTGTCTTCATAATCGTTTGCGCCCAGATTTTTCATCTTTGGCTTCAGTTTTGCCCTGGAGCCTACTGACTTGAAGATGGTAACCTAATGAATGAAGTGTAATGGTAGACACTTATGGAGGGTTGGGCCACTTCTACCTGCAGATTTCAGAAGCATCAGCTAGCTGATCACTTGGGTGCTTTGTATTTAATTGGCATAACTTCTGCAAACAGCAAGAAGGAGTCATAGAGGCAAACCGGAGGTTCATGTTTACCTGCAGGCGGCAGAGGAGGAGCTTCTGGCCATTGTTCTGATGCATCAGGTGAAATGTGTAGAGTCGCTCACCTGCTGTTTAACTTGACCCCTCTACTTGTTAATTATACTGATGTGTGCATCACTTTCTGTCCCACATTCTAGGTGCTCACGTGACTATCACGGATCGAAAAATAGCATTAGAGTTTCTTAAATCAAACGTTCAAGCCAATTTACCACCCCATATCCAGCCCAAAGCTGTTGTTAAGGAGCTGACTTGGGGACAAAATCTGGGGAGTTTTTCACCTGGAGAATTTGACCTGATACTTGGAGCTGATATCATATATTTAGAAGAAACATTCACAGATCTTCTTCAAACATTGGAGCATCTCTGTAGCAACCACTCTGTGGTTCTTTTAGCTTGCCGAATTCGCTATGAACGGGATTACAACTTCTTAGCAATGCTGGAAAGGCAATTTACTGTGAGTAAGGTTCACTATGATTCTGAAAAAGACGTACATATTTACAAAGCACAGAGGAGATTCCTGAGAGAGGACTTATAATTGGTTCTAATTTATAAGAATGTTGTCACTGAGTGTATCAATTAAGGTCTTACATGGGGAATATAATCATATGTAATAAAGTAGCCCGCTGTACAAGTTTAACCAAAGGTTCTCAAAAGACAAAGCAAATGGGCAGTTTTAAAACAAAGCAGCACTTTGTCCCATAGCTGTGACTTCTTTAGTTATATTTTACTAACTCTGAAATTCAGTTAACATTAAAGGAAagtcgtaaaaaaaaaaaaaattaaaggaaagtgTGAGATTTTGGTTTGTGTTGTTTCTGTATCCCATACGCTCCCTCTCAAAAAACAATTTTCATCAATGCTATGATGAAGGGTTGGTATAAAGAACTTGTTTTGGTGAGGCTAGGTGATACAAATCATTTAAAACACATTGTAAGACATATGTTTATCCCAGTTTTCTAATTTTCTGAGTATAAGACAAGAAGCTTAATGTACATTCCCTAATCTGTTAATACTATAGAAATCTTTTGTCTGATATATTTAGGCCTTAAGTACTTTTGGTTACTAGAGATTAGGATGTTGAGTTTTCTGAGGTCTCATATGCTTTTTTGGTATAATTTCAGATTTAGGTatataaacaaaagtaaataaaaataaaattttagttacTTTTTGGTAAGCTCCTAAAATCTTGGACCTCTGTGTGCTGGGAATAAGTTATCTTCTTCAAATCCAAAGCTGTAGTATCTCCCTTCAGCTTTACCCTTTCTCGAATGTGTTTGTATTTCTCAAATGTTGTTTTGTAGGCTTTCCCTGCCTCCTTATGATGCACAGGATGACAGGAAAAGTTTTAGACCTCACCCCTCCATGGGAGGTCGACTCCCCACATCTCAGCTCCTTCCACATTGCACTTGTGACTGTTTATTCAGTGTTTGTGTGCCCCAGAAGATTGCACAGTTCTTGGGGGGCCAGGAATGCTTCTGCCTCTTTCATTATGGTCTCCCCAGTATCTAGTATATCATAACCaaagatttgttgaatgaaaaagaTACATTACAGTTAGAGGGTATTGATCTTTGGATTGACTGATTGCTACATTGTTTTATGATTACCCTTGATAGACTTTATGAAGTCACACACATACCCTGGCCTTTTGTTTTTTACCCCCACAACGTAAAACCTTAAACAACAGCTTAAACATTTAGACCACAAGAATATTATAATCTCAGTATGATGTTTCGTACTAGATAGATTTCTTtgtgaaacaatagaaacaagACCTCCTCCCTCTTAACCTTTTAATGACTATTTTGgatgtgtcatattttaaatagAGGTTCAGATAGAGGTTTTACTTTAATAAAGGTGAATTTAAAGTTCTGAGCATTGTGATGTACCAGTTCAACACAGTTCTGATAAATGCACATGAAATGGAAATATCCACAGATAACCGAATCCAGAAAATGCCAGCACTGTACCACGGGCCTGGAACATctttaaaaacaagtaaaataaaagCCCTGTAATATTAACAACATTGTAATGAAAGGCCAATCCCATCTAGGTTTGTTACTAGAAATGAATATGTTAATTGGAGTTCAGCTCCTTTGCTTGAACATCCCTGGCTTTGGAGAGAGCCACGAGAATGTCTGGGtatggatggggtggggtgggggcagtagACTGCTTGGATGCactaccaagtgaagtaagctgTGATTGGGTTCTCTTACATTTCTGTAAAACATTAAGAATCAGAAAAGGTGGAAGGTAACTTTTCCCCCTTGTCCTACAAATagaagaaaggtgaaaaaaattCACCAGGAATAGCTCGGCTGTCTAAGTGAAAATCAAGtcatggttgttttttttttttttttttggctttgggtTCAAAATGTCACAGGTCTAGTTCCCCAGGGAAATAGACTCAGGGTTGAAGGTTAAGGTTCAGAAAGTTTAAATGAGAATGCTTTCAAGAACTTCTGAGGGAGTAAAAGTAGCAGGATTGGGAAAGAGGGAGAAATTGGGTTGGGATGCAGGTGGGAAAGCCCTCAGCAGAATTCAGAGCTGGGGTGGCCAGAAAATGGGTGTTGAGGCAAGGGGGTGGGACTTACATCCTTGTGTAGTCAGTCATTGGATCCAAGGGGCTTAACTTTGGGGTGAAGACAGTTCCTGAGAGACTCAGCTGAGTGCCATCAGCCACCAATGTTACCAGAAGCTGGGAAATGAGTGCTTCAGGGGTGTGTACAGAGGGAGGGGGTGTAAGAATATATCTGGTCCACTATAAATGTCAACAAAGTTGCGACTTCTTATTTCTGAGAAAAGGATTAATTTATCccataaatatgcattttaaagtgTGCTTATTTTGTCCTCAAGGATAGAAATCTAGTCTCCTCTAGACCTACTGTCCTAAGGCTTGATTCTCACATTGCTCAGTTTGTTAACTGTTATGTGGTTAACAGCCAGTGGGTatcagtaactttttttttcccagttaaaATCAAATgccaattctaatgaggtggatgaaactggagcctattatacagagtgaagtaagccagaaagaaaaacaccaatacagtatactaacgcatatatacggaatttagaatgatggtaacgataaccctgtgtgcgagacagccaaagagacacagatgtatagaagtcttttgggctctgtgggagagggcgagggtgggatgatttgggagaatggcattgaaacatgcatattatatgtgaaacagatcgccagtccaggttcgatgcatgatgcagggtgctcggggctggtgcactgggatgacccagagggatggtacggggagggaagtgggaggggggttcaggatggggaacatgtgtacacccatggcggattcatatcgatgtatggcaaaaccaatacaatactgtaaagttattagcctccaattaaaataaatttatattaaaaaaatcaaatgccaAGATGCTGAGCTAAACTATACATCAGGTGTTTAGAACTAAAACTCTAAAGTCCACTTGTTTTCTAAGATCTCTCTTAAGGGTATCTTCCTTTAGTTCATGACAGAACCATCTGAAGCTATGGTTTCTAACAGCTTCTAACAGTACATTTATTCTTCGTACTCAAGGATCACAATTATAATTGATCAAAAAACTTTTATCTAAAAGAACTGAACACTAGATTGAAAACTGAGGGCAGAGTAACATTGTCTGAAATGTTTCATCATCTCTCCAAGTACAGTTTATGCTCCAGCAAGGCAAGGACTGTacctcatattttatatttcaagtgTTAAGTGTCCTCTTCATAAAagttgttcaataaatatatactCATGAAAAATACATATTCCTTTACATATCAGTTCCCTTATTAAATTGCCTTATTCTCAGGGATATCAAAATGTAAAGCATATTCTCAGTAACAAAATTATTATGAATTTATATAAAAGATTCAGTTCCAACATCATTTCTGTTTAGTCTATGCTTTTAGTTTATGGTGGTTGATGGAAGCAAATGattttcagtcattttaaaatcaagaaacaaaaataacaatttaaGGTACTGTTCTTAAAATTCAagcactttaatttttaaaatttcttatttgtTTGACTGCACtatgtagcttgtgggatcttagttccctgacaagggactgaacccacacctttGACAAtgggcagaatcttaaccactggacttgccAGGGAATTGAAACAATTTATTaataagattcttttaaaaatcactttcaatGCACTATTggtaagagtcccttggactgcaaggagatccaaccagtccatcctaaaggaaatcagtcctgaatattcattggaaggactgatgttgaagctgaaactccaatactttggctacctgatgcgaagagctgactcattgaaaagaccctgatgctgggaaagattgaaggcaggaggggaaaaggaggacagaggatgagatggttggatggcatcaccgactcaatggacaggagtttgagtaaactcccggagttggtgatggacagggtggcctgacgtgctgcagtccatggggtcgcagagtcagacacgactgagagactgaactgagctgataagaGGTCCTGGATATAGTTGGTGAAATAACGTGATTTAGTGTGAGAAACAGTCATGTTACGGCTCCCACAACCTCTGCTGAGACAGAAGCAGCATTTTCAAGTGCTTTACAAGAATGAGGTGAGATGCTATAGTGAGTCTATTTCCGTGTTGTTGGAaactggagacttgggttctctCACCACTGACGTGAGCTGCCAGGAAAAGCAGGGCAGTCCTCGGGCTCTTTTAGTCACTTCAAAATTCGAGGACTTGTCAGCTCAGAAGTTTCTGCTTTAAAATCACATTATGCTTTTCTTCCTACAACCAGAGAAGGGTTAAAATCTAACACTAAAATGATGGCCTCACCGCATGCTCCCTAGCTGAGGACAACTGTTGCTCACGAAGATTAGAAGGGAAAACAGTATAACAGAAATGAGGACTGCTAACCTTAGGCTAGTCTGCTActtctaatttttctttgaatatttatgAAAAGAGAGACTGTGAAGTTTGACATAAAAAATACTAATgaatatgacattttaaaattaacttagcAGTTTCTTAATACTGCTTGGCAAACCACCTCCaaatatgaagaaaactataCTTAGTAAGTTTCCACTTTTCAGTATCTATCCTGGAGATACACTAACTTGTATATACATCTGTACTAATGTGTATATCTTAACAGTCAGCAGTTTCAAACTAACTAAATATCCAGAAAGAGAGTACTAGTTAAATAAGCTGTGCTGTATCTATACAATCGGATACTTCACACCTGTTAGACTGAGATAGATAGACATGTAGTGAAATACAACTATTGCCAAGACACATTCAGAGGAATAAAGCACCGTCTATATAAAAAAGGgacaaggagagaaaagacatTTACATTTGTGTGTACATTTAGTGACAGACTGTCACTAAAAGGATATACAAACTCACCCATTTGTACTGTTTTTTACCAAATAcactattactttaaaaaactaagttaaaaaattagaatgaggacattatcaagaaaatgagaagaaaacttACAGgacaggagaaaatacttgcaaatcctATTATTTGATAAGGATGTAgtatcagaatatataaagaactcaaaactcaaggaaaaaaaaaaaaagccgagcAATGAAGTtggacacttctccaaagaagatatacaaatggccaacaagcacatgaaaagacgttCAGTATCATCAATCATTAAGGAATTACAGCCAAAACCCCAGTAAGACACCACTTCCCCATCCATGAGAATggctttactatttttttttcccaaaagtaaacaagtgtt belongs to Capra hircus breed San Clemente chromosome 2, ASM170441v1, whole genome shotgun sequence and includes:
- the METTL21A gene encoding protein N-lysine methyltransferase METTL21A isoform X1, whose product is MALVPYVETAEMGLQRFHKPLATFSFANHTIQIRQDWKQLGVAAVVWDAAVVLATYLEMGTVELRGCSAVELGAGTGLVGIVAALLGAHVTITDRKIALEFLKSNVQANLPPHIQPKAVVKELTWGQNLGSFSPGEFDLILGADIIYLEETFTDLLQTLEHLCSNHSVVLLACRIRYERDYNFLAMLERQFTVSKVHYDSEKDVHIYKAQRRFLREDL